In one window of Camarhynchus parvulus chromosome 18, STF_HiC, whole genome shotgun sequence DNA:
- the NDEL1 gene encoding nuclear distribution protein nudE-like 1 isoform X1: protein MDSEEIPTFSSPKEETAYWKELSLKYKQSFQEAREELAEFQEGSRELEAELEAQLVQAEQRNRDLQADNQRLKYEVETLKEKLEHQYAQSYKQVSLLEDDLSQTRAIKDQLHKYVRELEQANDDLERAKRATIVSLEDFEQRLNQAIERNAFLESELDDKESLLVSVQRLKDEARDLRQELAVRERQQEVTRKSAPSSPTLDCEKMDSAVQASLSLPATPVGKGSENSFPSPKAIPNGFGTSPLTPSARISALNIVGDLLRKVGALESKLAACRNFAKDQASRKSYISGNVSSAVLSSNGTKYPHPGHTSFFDKGAVNGFDQGPPGLGGSRPSSAPGMLPLSV, encoded by the exons ATGGACAGTGAAGAAATCCCTACTTTTTCGAGTCCAAAGGAGGAAACTGCCTATTGGAAAGAGCTTTCCTTGAAGTACAAGCAAAG CTTCCAGGAGGCTCGTGAAGAGCTGGCTGAGTTccaggagggaagcagggaattaGAAGCTGAGTTGGAGGCACAGCTAGTGCAAGCTGAGCAGAGGAACAGAGATTTGCAAGCAGATAACCAAAGACTGAAATATGAAGTGGAAACATTAAAG GAGAAACTGGAGCACCAGTATGCCCAGAGTTACAAGCAGGTGTCGTTGTTGGAGGATGACCTGAGCCAGACAAGGGCCATCAAAGACCAGCTGCACAAATAtgtgagggagctggagcaggccaACGATGACCTGGAACGTGCCAAGAG GGCAACAATAGTTTCATTGGAAGACTTTGAACAAAGGCTGAACCAAGCTATTgagagaaatgcatttttagaaaGTGAACTGGATGACAAGGAGTCATTGCTGGTCTCTGTACAGAGATTAAAGGATGAAGCAAGAG ACCTGcggcaggagctggctgtgagggaaaggcagcaggaggtgaCCCGGAaatcagctcccagctcccccacTCTGGACTGTGAGAAGATGGACTCAGCTGTCCAGGCCTCTCTCTCCTTGCCAGCCACACCTGTTGGAAAAGGATCAGAAAATagttttccctccccaaaag CTATACCAAATGGGTTTGGAACCAGCCCACTCACTCCTTCAGCTCGAATATCTGCACTCAACATCGTGGGAGATCTGCTACGCAAAGTGGGG GCCTTAGAATCCAAATTAGCTGCTTGCAGGAACTTTGCGAAGGACCAGGCATCACGGAAATCCTACATTTCAGGGAACGTCAGCAGCGCCGTGCTGAGCAGCAACGGCACCAAGTACCCACACCCAGGGCACACGTCCTTCTTTGACAAGGG ggcagtgaaTGGCTTTGACCAAGGGCCCCCCGGCCTGGGGGGCTCCCGCCCGTCCTCGGCACCGGGAATGCTCCCCCTGAGTGTATGA
- the NDEL1 gene encoding nuclear distribution protein nudE-like 1 isoform X2 — MDSEEIPTFSSPKEETAYWKELSLKYKQSFQEAREELAEFQEGSRELEAELEAQLVQAEQRNRDLQADNQRLKYEVETLKEKLEHQYAQSYKQVSLLEDDLSQTRAIKDQLHKYVRELEQANDDLERAKRATIVSLEDFEQRLNQAIERNAFLESELDDKESLLVSVQRLKDEARDLRQELAVRERQQEVTRKSAPSSPTLDCEKMDSAVQASLSLPATPVGKGSENSFPSPKAIPNGFGTSPLTPSARISALNIVGDLLRKVGALESKLAACRNFAKDQASRKSYISGNVSSAVLSSNGTKYPHPGHTSFFDKGREKVIFPTLVMGQ, encoded by the exons ATGGACAGTGAAGAAATCCCTACTTTTTCGAGTCCAAAGGAGGAAACTGCCTATTGGAAAGAGCTTTCCTTGAAGTACAAGCAAAG CTTCCAGGAGGCTCGTGAAGAGCTGGCTGAGTTccaggagggaagcagggaattaGAAGCTGAGTTGGAGGCACAGCTAGTGCAAGCTGAGCAGAGGAACAGAGATTTGCAAGCAGATAACCAAAGACTGAAATATGAAGTGGAAACATTAAAG GAGAAACTGGAGCACCAGTATGCCCAGAGTTACAAGCAGGTGTCGTTGTTGGAGGATGACCTGAGCCAGACAAGGGCCATCAAAGACCAGCTGCACAAATAtgtgagggagctggagcaggccaACGATGACCTGGAACGTGCCAAGAG GGCAACAATAGTTTCATTGGAAGACTTTGAACAAAGGCTGAACCAAGCTATTgagagaaatgcatttttagaaaGTGAACTGGATGACAAGGAGTCATTGCTGGTCTCTGTACAGAGATTAAAGGATGAAGCAAGAG ACCTGcggcaggagctggctgtgagggaaaggcagcaggaggtgaCCCGGAaatcagctcccagctcccccacTCTGGACTGTGAGAAGATGGACTCAGCTGTCCAGGCCTCTCTCTCCTTGCCAGCCACACCTGTTGGAAAAGGATCAGAAAATagttttccctccccaaaag CTATACCAAATGGGTTTGGAACCAGCCCACTCACTCCTTCAGCTCGAATATCTGCACTCAACATCGTGGGAGATCTGCTACGCAAAGTGGGG GCCTTAGAATCCAAATTAGCTGCTTGCAGGAACTTTGCGAAGGACCAGGCATCACGGAAATCCTACATTTCAGGGAACGTCAGCAGCGCCGTGCTGAGCAGCAACGGCACCAAGTACCCACACCCAGGGCACACGTCCTTCTTTGACAAGGG GCGTGAGAAGGTCATATTCCCCACCTTGGTCATGG ggcagtga